A segment of the Bacteriovorax sp. PP10 genome:
ACCGGCCCCAGATCTTTTTTAGTGATAAAACCAAAAGCTGAAAGACCCGCAAACCCACAAGCAGTTGTGAAGAATGCTGATTGAATACTAGCTTGAGTGTAGATTAAAAAAATTGTTGAGAACGTTACACCTGTTAATGCAGAGTAAAGCATAAACAGACCAAGTGCCATTGCTGCCGTCATTCTGTTGATCATGGCAGATAAACCAATAACCACACCAAATTGAGCAATAATTAAAACCCAAAACAATCCTCTGTTCGTTGCGATTGTTGTCGCAAGAGCTTCGTTTGTTCCGATATATGTAGAGATACCTGCAGTAAGAAGAACACCAATGCTCATCCATTGATAAACTCTTGTCATGAATCCCGCTTGAACTTCAGTGCGTGATCCAACATCTAAACTAGAATATTTTCTTTGATTACTTTCCATAAAACCATCCTTAAAAAGTAGTATGGAAATTATACTCCTAAAAATTCTTGATACGAAGCTTTTTTAAGTCCTCTAAGTTCTCAAGATTGGACTTTTGGCGCATCTCAAGCAAGATCCAGGTTTCCTTAGAATCATGTTTTGAGATTCGCATAAAAAAATTTGCTAAAAGATTGTTAAGATATGTCCACATTGTAGTTCTCCCATGAATTACCTTTGAATTGATCAGAATGTAATGGAATGGGAGAGCTACTTCCAGTTAGGAAATGGTTAATGTTTGATTGAGATTATTTTTTAGAAATCGCCTTTTAGAATCGGCAAGATCTCTTTAATACCATAAGCAATCATTTCAATCGACATTGATAAAAGAATTAAACCCATAATTCGAGTCATTACGTTCAGACCGATCTGGCCAAGTTTTTCACCGATTTTTTCTGCGTACATTAAAATGAATTTAATGCAAAAACCGACAATTAAAATCATCAATATACCAGCAATCCAGTGAGCAGGAGTCGTGAAGTTTTTTGCATGAATGATAGATGTTGAAATCGCACCTGGCCCCGATAGAAGAGGAATGGCCAGAGGAATGATTCCCAACTCTCTCTCAAAATCTATTGATTCCATTTCTTCGCTGTTAATTTTTGAATTTGATTGCTGGCCGGAAATCATACTGAAGGCGGTGGTTGTTAAAAGGAATCCACCGGCGATAGTAAATGATGCGATTGAGATACCAAAAAAATTAAGAACATATTGTCCAACAATCAAACTGATTAAGATTGTCACAGTTACTGCTGTCGCCGTGTGATTGGCCAGCTTTTTAACGTTTATTTTTCTATGATTTTTTACAAATCCTAAGAATACAGGAATAGCACCCAGGGGGTTGATAATTGAAACCAGCGTGACCGCAAACTTCAGAACATCAGTGATAGCTGGAGTAAATTCCATTATTATTTCCTTAAAACTTTCGACTTAATTTTATTAATCACTGCCTGAGATTCTTCGATGTTAATCATGTAGGTAAGTGCGAAATACAACACACCAAATACACCTAAGATAATAATCGCCCTAGGAATTGGAAGAGTCAAAAAATGTGAGGGAATAAACCATTTAATACTTAACCCAACTGCTGCAGCAATTAGAGCACATCCCCAAAGTTTTGATTGGTAACGCCAATTAACTCCAGTCTTGCCGATAATGCCGTTAAGTTTATTTTTTAGCAGCATGAATTCAATCCATCCACTAAGCCCTGCAGAAGAAGTCAGTCCAGCAGTTGCATAGGCAGGATCACTTGTAATCATTGGAGCGAATTTAAAAGCGAACAGGTATCCTAATATCGTTGTGAAGAAAATTCGCACAACTGCAAAATTCAGTGTTGTTCTCGTATCTTTTAAAGAAAAGAAAGTTGATGAGTAGAGACGTCCGATGGTTGAAGCGAGAAGACCTACGCTTGATCCGATGAGAACGATCCAAACCACACG
Coding sequences within it:
- a CDS encoding Bax inhibitor-1/YccA family protein yields the protein MESNQRKYSSLDVGSRTEVQAGFMTRVYQWMSIGVLLTAGISTYIGTNEALATTIATNRGLFWVLIIAQFGVVIGLSAMINRMTAAMALGLFMLYSALTGVTFSTIFLIYTQASIQSAFFTTACGFAGLSAFGFITKKDLGPVGTFCSMGLFGLIGYSLLSIFFPSMMGGAAGLVFSLVGLLIFAGLTAYDTQKIKLMGQHAYSDEERSKLTVIGALTLYLDFINLFLIILRFTGDRRR
- a CDS encoding MarC family protein, with the protein product MEFTPAITDVLKFAVTLVSIINPLGAIPVFLGFVKNHRKINVKKLANHTATAVTVTILISLIVGQYVLNFFGISIASFTIAGGFLLTTTAFSMISGQQSNSKINSEEMESIDFERELGIIPLAIPLLSGPGAISTSIIHAKNFTTPAHWIAGILMILIVGFCIKFILMYAEKIGEKLGQIGLNVMTRIMGLILLSMSIEMIAYGIKEILPILKGDF